The genomic window CGCTCTTTTTGCGCCGGATGGCACGGAGACTCTCTCGCTTCTGGGTGACGACGCCATGGGAACTGCAGCTGGGTGCGATGCGAAAAACGGTGGTGATGAGCAGGCAACGACCGGAGTGAACTAAACTGCTCATTCCGTTGAAGCATTGTACTCTACATACATTCGTTTGTCTTCCCTACGTGAGCACAAATGCCGAACAGTGAAGGCACGGGCGAAGGGAGGATatgagagggggggggcgtctgGGACGCCGAGTATGCAGGCTGATGGGTGGAGAGCGCCACGATACGCCGTAGTTGTGTGTTTCTTACGCAGCATCCGTGGCATTCGTGTGTGAAGGAGGGGCTCGAGGTGAAGAGCCGTTATCTCTGAATCCGGCTCTGCTTGGCacggggctgcgccgcctgggATCTGTGGGCAGTCACTCAGTCAGTGCCATATCTCACGAGAATATAAGAGCCGAACTGAGTTTGGGATTGGCTGGAAAACAGACACTGTGTGATCTGTTATCAAGATTGCCAAGCTTAGCTCACGCTGTCAGTGCTCCCTGCTCCGCAGTTTGGGGTCTGCTGTGGAGCTAGCTAACGTGGTAGTCGCGACACAGTGAACCCGACGCCCACGAGTCTCGATTGCCGCAGAAACGTCGAGTCTCCAGCTGAattcgcggcggccggccgCGATAACCGGTGCGCAGTTCACGGGAGCAAATAAGCTGGTTATAgatcgcggcgcagccgagcgagaagcgagccGGTCGACCGCGCTACCGGCAGGGCATGCATGCTCCAAACATCCCGATTCTACGGCGGCATGTGCCCCCGGGGGACCAAACCCCTGTCTGAAAGGAAACGTTTGCATCACTAAAACCAAACGCTACTTCAGAGGCAACGTCTGGCTCTCACTACTCTCGACCTCCAAAGTCACGCGTGGCTTCTCACTTGTCGTTTTTCAGGTGGGCGGCGAAACGTCTTTGTTCCGCTGAATGCGCCACGCTGGCTCACCGCCTGGCACGGCCGCTTCTGTAGGCAGCCagccgtcgctgtctcttTGGCTGGCATCATTTTAGAAGTACTGAGTCCATGTGTATGCAGTGCAGACAAAGTAAACGCTCTGTCAACTGTTTTGCTCCTTTTTCCGTcctttctccctcgctcctGACCACGAGGGCTACGTGCGTCATCGCAGCCAGACCAACGAGGGCCTGCGTTCTAAGCATGCCCAGCTCTCCGGATGGTGTGTCAGTCCCTCTTCCAGTCAAGCGGATTTCTCCTGTGGTCGTAGATATGCTCCAATCGCAGAGGAAAGACTTGGTTGCCCTTTTCGCTTGACGTGACCTTGCCTCTGCGACTGCATGGGAGCACGTGCAAcggccgcctcgtctctctgcgacCTCATGACCTCCACCCCACACTGATGACGCTCTGGGGCAAATAGTCTGCACTGGAACGCTGACTGGGCTCACCGGAAGAGGGAGCTCTCCTGCGACTGCATCCTCGTCTGTCGCATTTTCCTGTTGCCCTTGCGGCTCGTCAAGGTGGGACGTAAAgcctcgagcgcggcggTGGCATGCAGCATTGCCTCCTCCATGTCGTGCTAACGCGGATTCCGGAACGGCGTCTAGGGCTTGCGGGGATTTCAAATTTATTCTTGGCGCAGGCCCGCCGGACCGTCTGAGTCCCTCTGCTTTGGCGACGAGCGGAGGCGTGGACGTTTCAAACGTCGATGAGCGGTGACAGCGGCATGGATTCAGTGAAGCGGTCGCAGGTGCCGCGGCCTGGGCGTTGCCGCGGGGGCCCGCCTGCTGTTTGCTGTGCGGCTGACGAGCCCAGAGACGCTCCCGCCAACGCCTCCAGTCCAGCGGCTCTTGACCTCAAACGAAGGCGGTTTTTTGGTTCTGGACGCGACGCCCCCCCCACGGACGGGACGCGGACTCTGTCTCCGCACGTCGGTGCACTCTGTTTCCGCTCCTCTGGCGTGGCCTCCGCTGGCGAACTgagtcgtcgtcgctcaTCCGTGCTCGACTTGCCGCTGACGCAGCGCTCGCCCTGCGTCGCAGAGCCCGGCTCCgaggggcgcgccgcgcggggtcgcctgtctccgccgcaagccacggccgctggcgcgggcgcctcagGGGCTTCTCCTCGGTCGGACTTTCAGCGCGGGGGCGGGCACTGTGGGCAGCCgttgctgcggcgtcttctttccACGGTGCTTGCAGTCTCTCTGTGCTTTCAACGCTTCTTGGTGTCCTCTgttccgcaggcgccggccgtccccgccgcgcctgcgtctcggcCGCAGAGAGTGCTCGCGACCCACCaggcctcgcccttctcgttTCTGGGTGCCGCGGCGTGGAGTCTCAGCAGCGACTCCTGCAACGACGTGTTTCTCGACCTAGCTGACGGGCTGAACAGAAAGAATCAGACCATCACCGTGCGACTTCGGCGAGGCCGGACGCTGAACATCGCTTCGTTTGACCGGTCTCGCTACGACATGATGCCTTTGAATTTCAAGCAGGAAGCCTACCAAGTTCGGTCCAAGCGGCCCATGATCTGCGTGACTTCCGAGCTCATCCGCCTGTCGGGATatttcgtcttctccgcgccgctcacAGATTTCTGGACGATTCagacgccgccaggcgcgacCTTCCCCACGTACACCTTCTCCTGGCCGACGGGGGGACAGCAAGTCACTcgcagcggaggcctctgcgtgctGATTTCCGACAGCAAGAATCCAGGCACGCTTCTCACCATCATTATTCGACCCTCTGCGGGGCCGACGGCCGCGAAGCCTGCATGTGCACTTCTCGTGGCTGCGGTGCTTCTTTCCGTTGGCAAGGTCCTCTGgtgagagagacgacgcggcagccgacgctggcgcgctgcgaaagctctgcaggcggctgcTGACCGGCGCACGGGTGATTTGTCCTTCTCATGCAGATCCCCTGCACAGCGAGGGGAAAGCCGCCTGGGATGCCGCGAGCCCCCAAGCGGCGGAAGGAAGAGCGTGTTGTTGGCCTTTTTTTGTGGCTTTCTCGACAGGCCGAGGGGGTGTCGCTGTCCTCGCGTaaggctgcagcagccgctcgcgagTCCAACTAGACTGGAGAGTCGCACGTCACACGGTGGTGCGCGGATCGGTTCAGGGTACTGCTGCACAGATGATCTGGTGAGCGGCGTCCAAACGCCCTCCTTCCTTGTCTCCTGGCGCGTTTCCAGCGGCGTGCAGAGAGTCGTACGCAGCAGGGGCAGATGCACTCATTTGCTTTTTTTGCCAAGAGATAGTGAGAGCCCCGTGCGTTACGCAGGGGTCTCTCACGAGAGTTCGTGAAGTTGAAGTGCTGCATCCTTGTAGGCCGTGCCTGCGTGTGCCACCTAATAACTTGACGTCCCGTGATGACGGCGATCAAACAGATGGCGAGCGTGAGCGGGGGAAAGGAGGGCACCgggggcgcgcagcgcctgtccCGGAAGCCCAGAATTCTTTCTGCAtcccgcagcctcgccggcACCGGGCGAGCTATCAGGGGTTTGGCCGTCTACCGTTCTTGTTCGGCGTGTGTTCAATGTAAATTTTGGTTCTATCCTGGAAGATACATCTTTTTAAGTCTGATAAAAACCCACCGCAGCGCGACCGTTTTCTACGCAGAGCACACAAGTGTGCAGGTTAGCAAAAAAGCCCCGATGTCTTGACACTCAGAGTCGTAtcagagggcggcgggcgaccgcTAAGGTGCTTTTTTCGACATCGGCGCGTAAAAGACCAGCCGTGCGTCATTACCGAGCACTGAACCAGTTTCATGCGGTCGGCACTTTAACACCGCTTCCCGGATTTTTGCCCGCACGTGATTTGCTGCCTGCTCTGGGACTGCGAACGTCAGCTCAGTGACCGGAATGCAGTGCGAACATAGCAGAATTTCGTTTAAAAAAGAATTGAACTCTCTCCGGTGTCTTCTCGGCACACCTCAACAGTTCGTTTTGGGACGTCACAGTTTTCTCTCCAGAACAAATGGGCAGGATACCACCATCCCTGTCGCACAGCCCCCCACGCAGACGGAAGCGTCTAGGGGGAGTCAGCAGAATATACAAAGCAGAATCGAGAAGTCGCATCGGAGCTTCAAGGTTTCTGTCTCTTTTTTTGGAGAGCAGggcacgcagccgccagTGGAAGCCGGACGAACGGCCGCAGATTTCGTCTCTCTACATTCCATTCACTCCAGCGAACACCACGCACGTCTGCGTGAGACGATAGCGAGGCAAATGTAGAACCCGACCGAAGAATGCCATGAGCGCAGCACCCCCCGCCTCCCATGTCTGTGCGGCCTGGCTATCTGACTCTACGCCGACAGCCACTTCACGAAAATTATACACATCGAAAAATGTGTTAAATTTCAACTCTATTGCTACCGCACGCTTCTCGACCTGCAAACTCTTTccaggcgagctgcgcggcggctttcgcctctctgtggcgcggaggcgtcgccgaaGGAAGGCCGactgcgcttcgccgcccaTGACGAGAAATGCCGCATACCTACTCCCATCTCACAGTAAACACGTGTTACTCTCCAGCCAGCTTTGGCTCAGCATGCGAAAGACGCCAGTCAATGCGGAAAAAGGGAGACGGAACTAACAAAAACATATGGGACGTGTGCAGCCTGTGGCGCACAGAATTTGCAGCTGACATCGACAGAtcttccgcctccgtcgcagcCAACTAGAAAAGCAAATCGTCATCCTCCTCGTTCAAAAGCGACTCTGGCGAGCTGCCGTTCGGAGCCCCTCCAGAAGCGCCTGAATGCACGCAAAACATGACAAAAACACAAACAAATCAAGGCCGCGCAGCAACGCAACATCCTTACACACTGCCGCTGGTACTCTCAAAAAATCATATGGCAACATCATTTTGTCCTGCAAACTAACCACAGACAGCGACATCCCCCAGGATTCGGATGGGATGATTTCTACTGCCGCATGCGACGCTAGGAAGAATAAGTCAGGTATGATATGCGGCACAGTAGCATGCAGATCACGAAAAGCATCACAGTGCTTGGCTTTACAGGTACATATTTCACAAAAACGCGTAtctgtatacatatatacgtatatatgcgtCGGAGATGGGATCTCACCCTGGTTGAGGAGCTTGTCGTCCTCTTCCTTTCTTTTCCGTTTCTTCTCCTGGATTTTCTTGAGCCTGAGGAGGACAAAAAAATGCCGAGAGGTCTCCACAGGACGCGATTTTCCGGGGCTAGCGCCGCGATACCGTTCCCAAGCTGTTTGGCTGACTCGAGCGCGAACCAGAtactgcagaggagaagcacGAAGATCGCGCCTACCTGAAGAATTCTTCGCGCTCCATCTCGTCCAGCTCCCTCATGATATAGTTGATCCCGCCGTCAATACGCGGGAGAACGACCTGAAACGAGCAAGCGAAAATCACTTTTGTTCAAACCTAAGTATACTGCGTCTTCACAAAGAAACACTCAGAGAACAAAGTAGCGACGGCCAGTGGGTCcgttcatatatatatatatatatatatttatatatttgtatatttACATGTGCATGTGTATGTCACCTGACTTTCATTTGAGAAGACAGTCTGTTGCAGTCGATTCCAGGCCTTGCCGGTggaatatatatacattcatATGTGGGcatttatatatttatatactgAGATATACAGCTGCATCAGTACTTGTATTATATTCTGGTGTTACTGTATCATTATGTCAATGCCTCGTGGCGCCGGTCCGCGGCCTGACgggcctcgctgcggcggtcgACGGCTGCGGTTCATTCGACGTCAGGCAGAGGACTTGCAACGAAGAAACTGGGGAGTATAGAAGCAGTACTGAAAACGGCGCAAGTTTAGGGAACtcagcggcgcaggacgaGAAAGCGCAGCGCAGATACGCAGCCCAAAGGTCTCATCCACCGGGCAGACAACCCAGAGGCCACTGCCCAAGCaacctcccccccccttcccccctccccctctccccgcttcctcttcttctgccgcgcccACGTTGTTCAGCGCGTTGACACGGCGGTTCGTCATCTTGATCTCCTCGTCAAGCGTGAAGAACGCAGTCTGCAAACAACAGGGCAAACCCCACCCCGACAGCAAGTCTGCATGCAAGCTTCCCGCAAAAAAggccagcgaggaggaaagccggccgcggcgcagagaacaGGGTGCGCGGAGGGTCGCGCTGGAGGGTCGGCAGCTCACCTGAAGTGACGCAAGCTTGACGAGCTCGCTGAACACCCTGAGGAACTGCTCCCGAGCGGCCATGATGACTTGCCCTcctgaggcgacgccgacgttCTTCAGGACTGCAACAACCGGCACATCCGACGACAGCTTGAGTccacctctctctctgcctccagcACACACGCTGTCAAAAAACAGAGAACCTGCGCAGGCATGCTTCCCAGCAGCCGGCGAGCCCGTCCAGGCGTCGCGACCCCCGTAGGCCTCTCGAGGCTCATTCGCCCGCTCTGTGGTCAaacccgcggcgccgccgcccgccttccgggtcgcccgccgccgtcagCGCGGTCTTTTGCACACCGCTGCGGCGCAAAGAAATGAAAAAAAGCGATGAGTCCGCgggccccgcccccccccccccccggcacaacccctccccccccgcgcgcgcggccttaCTGTCGACGGAGGGATCTGTGGCGATGTGAAAGATGGGGAGCGTGACGCCAGCCACGTTGTCCGCGGCGACGTTGAGGAAAGTCGCGGGTCGCCGCACGCGCTCGAGAAGCTGCGACTTGAAGTCTCCAGCAGCCCAGGTGGCCTTCGCGAGCGAGAACGCCGCGGTGCTCATGTCGGCGCCGACTGCTTGCTTCAGCTGAGGGCAGACGAGAGGGGTAGCAATCGATCGCGAGACGTCTCGGCTTCGATTCACAGATCGATTCGCAGAGggccgctgctcgcctctcgACTCGAAGCCAGGCAGCGTCTGGCGCGACATCGACGCAAATACGCCCACGCATACGCACCACGCGCgcacacatatatgcatattaGTGTGCACGCAAATAGTTGGATAAAAAGTGGGGTTTGCCCGCGAGGGAGCACGCGATGCGCACCGGAAGGCATCGGCAGTAAAGTGAGCACTTGCAGGTTTCACCCACCTGGACGATCTGCTTGAGCATGCCTCGGAATCTGGCCGTCAGCGCAtcgcttttcttcttcagcagTTGGTATCCCTGGTGAGCACCTTTTCGCTTCTGCTTCATAACCGCAAGGTTCCTGAGCGatccgcagagaagaggcgcagcgaggcaaCGTGTGAGCAGAGgagcctccgcgaccgcggatCCCGCGAGGAGGTaagaaggcagagaaaaagcagaaaaatacggcggcacgcgaaaaagcaaagcggcagacacgcggcctcctctccgccgatCGCCAGGACAGGAGAGCCGACGCGAAAATCCtagaaaagaaaacagagctctctcgctcgagggggcgggcgagacgccagcgtctcgcgctcgcttccACAGTTTGCCACGCACACTCACAAAACGCGTCTCAAGCAACCCGACAGGCCCTTGCTGAAGACTCAGTTCAGCAGAAGACCGCTGAGACAGGAGAGGCTTCTGAAAcggcgcgagctgcttctACGTGgggcccgcgcgcctctcacagcggcgcctcgcaaTATTCCGCGTGGCTACCAGAGCAAATGCGACAAGAAAGGTCTTTCAATTTTCATAATCGAGTTACGTTTGAGCTTATCTTCCCTCCCGCGATGCTTGGTAGGTAGGTAAGTCGACACTGGAACGAGGGAGAGACCCTCCCGTCCAGCATCCGGGCGATGCGAGACTCCCAGCCTCGCAGGGAACCGAAGGCATCGAAAATGCAGTTGCCGCAAAGCAGAAAAGAATACAGGCAGGCAAAGACGGGATCAGAGTGCAGCAGGATGGAGAGGAGCCGCgaacgcggaggaagacccAGGAAGCGAGACGTGTGAGCAATggaagcagaggcagggaggcaggcgcgcaaaAAGCACAACGAAGGCGATCAGACcggcagaagagacgcggACACGTCGACAagcgcaggacgcggaggctgccAACCCAGCACGTGCTCCGAGTCGCTCGGGTTCGACTTCAGCAGCTGGTCTAGGCGGAAAGCCACGGTTGGTGGGAAACACAGAGCGAAGCTCGAGCCCGCGAGGCAAAAGAACCTGACAACCACAGCGAACCCTTACATGCGATTCGGTGCCGGGCGGACGTCCTGCGGCATCTTGGTGGTGTTTTGAAAGACGAAGGGAGAGCGGAGAACAGGAAGGAACGAAGAGAGCTCCGGAGCTCCGTAAGGTCGGAAGAGAACAGAAGAAcccgcgctgctgtcgcgctgTGATGCCGAGAGGGTTCTCAGCCGTTTTGAGAGTCTTCCCCCAACGAAAGGCTCCAGAAGGGAGGGAAACCAAGTCTTCTTCTCAAACAATGGAAATAAGAATCCGTGACGAACTAGAGCTACCtcggctcgccttctctgggGGCGGAAACGGCAGCCGACTCAGAACAAAGCGGCAAAAGAGGGGAACGGCGAACGAAAGGGACCGAGAGCTGCtagagaggcgagcgacggtTCCACGTTGCCCTGCCAGTCGAGCTGTCGTAGAACCTCTTCCCTAGAACTCCCGAAAAATGAATAAGGCGCAGAAAGGGAACGCAGCAATCGCGTTTCTTGTCGCTTTTCAGCAACccgtgcgcctgcagctcagTGTGCCCAgctttcttttctcgcgAAAAAGTTGGCTCCGCGTATTAGCCGAAGCAGGCCCGTAGGTTTCACCCTTGTGCTagccgccgacgcctgcgccgggcCTTCGCATCGAGAGCTCCTAGGGAGCCAGTTGTGGAACTCAGGTTGCCACGTGAATGAGAAattcttcgccgcctttcTTGTCTGGCTGCGGCACGAAACAGACAAGTCTGGCGGGCGAATGCGGAGCCTGCGAGCGTATCGCCTGCCCAATCAGGTTTTCCCTGCCGCCCTTCAGGGCTCCGCGGAGTTTGTCtcagacgcgcgcgtcgtAGTATAGGAATCTCGTTGCCCCCAGCCTCCGCcgggaggagaggcgggaaATGACCAGACAGTTTTACAGCAGCCCTCGCAGACACAGCAAGACAACACAGTGAGTGCAATCACCCGCTCCTGGCGGCATGAATCAGTTACCTCTTCCGCCGTCAGCAGCTTCAGCTGAAGAGCTGGTGGAACGCGCGTCAAGTTTTGAGCAGTGCAAGTACGCGACTAGCAGGTCACCTAGTCGCACATGTGTTGAGTTTCGATCCCTGATCGCCGCGGTGCCGCCCAAGTGCGGTTTGAATTTGGGAGAAGCCTTCCCTCAGAGCGGGTCGGGGGCACGCAGTTTAGGGCTCCACAAGCGAAGAGGCctgagccgcgagagagagaaaccTAAGTCACCAGACGAGCAAAGcacgtcgccttcgccgctcgGCAGTCCCGAGGCGGCTTCTGCTACACTCTCGACCTGTAGTGCACGTAGTGTGCCTCACCTGAGTACGAGGTTCACAGGAAGCACCATCCCCCTCCGCTTTCCTGAGAGGGCCGGAGCTCTCTTGCAAACCCTCAGTCGCCCGGAGTGGAAGAAAGTGATCTTTTATGgagagcagctgcaggaaacGCATTTTGAAAGTTGCAAGGAGTGGACTCGCGTTCCGGCCTGCTGgacagggcgcggcggcaccgACCACATTTCGATGTTTGACAGAATTGGAGGGAGAGGCTCGACGCAAATgggttagggtttagggtctgCCGTTGAAAAACTCGCGATTTGCCGTGGAGACTGTAGGTTGAACGGCAGTGAGCCGTAGTGGAATAGGCTACGCACGGGACTCGTGTGGTTCTCAGCGGCTGACTGCAGGCGATGCgactcctcctcgtctgaaTTCAAACCCGACAGCGCTGCTGGCGCAACGGGAGCTTCCCAGGCAGGAGGAAAGGCGGCCCCTGGTGAACCCGCGACCTCCCCTCCAACGCTGAGCAAGGCATCTGTGAACCGGTACTGCCTGTGGAATCGGAGGATCGTGTGTGGGCGATCTATCAGGAAGAAGCGCCTGCACTGAAATGTGTGTGGCTGTCTACACATTGGAGTGACCCCCGCTTGACAACTATGTCGCTAATtcacgcgctgcgcgagtacacacgagacgcagaaacagACACAACAACAGTAGCtagaaaaagaagaggggGCGACGTGCGCAAGCGCGATgagaagaaacagaaaagtGGGGACGGGGCCTGTCTGCATGACGCCCTACCAACGGCGCTAGCGAGGGCAAAGAGCCGCCCGTGCTCATCCCGCAGGTTCCTCAGAGGTGACAACTCCAACTGTTCCACGAACGAAGTCTGTGAAGCAAAGGAGTAAAACGTTAGAAGGAGACACTTCCTCCCTCCGAACCGAAGAAGGCCATCATCTACAGGACGAACGAAAGAGTCGGTCGATGACCAGCACGTGCAACGCCAGGCGAATGCCGTAGGTATCCTGCATTTTTCTTGTCTCGCTCAGGGAATGCCGCTCGAGCGCACAGATGCCTCCACACTCATCTCCATGCGTCTCTCTCCACACACGTGCAGATACGGAGGAATGCCAGGTGGCCTCGTGACGCCTTGATTTCCACAAGACTCAAGCCTGCTCCCGAGTCGATGCGGAGGAACGGAAAGACGCGACAGAAACCGCCTCAACGCGCCTCGAGGGGACCCCTACGCCGCCTTTGCAGTCTCCCCCTCATTTCTGCGGTCACGAGCACAGCTCAATCGCCGCCCTGCAGAAAGTGGAAGCTGAAGAGGCAGAGTTGCCCTCGAGAACGGCGAACGCAGGCTCCTAAAGAAGCCCAGACCAACGCGCCGCCACACCAACCCGAGGCAAATCGTCCGCTGCGGCACATGCCAATCCGCCTGACAGATGGTCCGGTGCCAGCAgccagaaaaaaaaagttcATTCCGAACGTCAAGTAAAAGCCATGTACCGGAGGTGGttagaggcgcgcgagctcgcaTCCGCATGTGTATCGAGAGACAGAGCTGCGCCGACCTGCAGAACAACCGCTCGACAGAAGAGCGCCTCCAtctctccttcgtcgtcATCGCCGAAAAGCTTCTGCAGGAAGAAGACCTCAACATGAGGCGCCTCGGCTtgcccgccgcctgccgcatcTTAACCGCACGCAAACCcagcgcgggagaggcagcaaaagACTCGCGGGCTCCACatggcgcctcctccgtctcgcaTGCACCAATCAGGGCA from Besnoitia besnoiti strain Bb-Ger1 chromosome XIII, whole genome shotgun sequence includes these protein-coding regions:
- a CDS encoding hypothetical protein (encoded by transcript BESB_031210), with the translated sequence MSGDSGMDSVKRSQVPRPGRCRGGPPAVCCAADEPRDAPANASSPAALDLKRRRFFGSGRDAPPTDGTRTLSPHVGALCFRSSGVASAGELSRRRSSVLDLPLTQRSPCVAEPGSEGRAARGRLSPPQATAAGAGASGASPRSDFQRGGGHCGQPLLRRLLSTVLAVSLCFQRFLVSSVPQAPAVPAAPASRPQRVLATHQASPFSFLGAAAWSLSSDSCNDVFLDLADGLNRKNQTITVRLRRGRTLNIASFDRSRYDMMPLNFKQEAYQVRSKRPMICVTSELIRLSGYFVFSAPLTDFWTIQTPPGATFPTYTFSWPTGGQQVTRSGGLCVLISDSKNPGTLLTIIIRPSAGPTAAKPACALLVAAVLLSVGKVLW
- a CDS encoding V-type ATPase, D subunit protein (encoded by transcript BESB_031220) → MPQDVRPAPNRMNLAVMKQKRKGAHQGYQLLKKKSDALTARFRGMLKQIVQLKQAVGADMSTAAFSLAKATWAAGDFKSQLLERVRRPATFLNVAADNVAGVTLPIFHIATDPSVDILKNVGVASGGQVIMAAREQFLRVFSELVKLASLQTAFFTLDEEIKMTNRRVNALNNVVLPRIDGGINYIMRELDEMEREEFFRLKKIQEKKRKRKEEDDKLLNQGASGGAPNGSSPESLLNEEDDDLLF